One Ricinus communis isolate WT05 ecotype wild-type chromosome 2, ASM1957865v1, whole genome shotgun sequence DNA segment encodes these proteins:
- the LOC8277997 gene encoding F-box protein 7, which translates to MTSDYALQVPPELETALQLKTVRYFVTQRPWLDLYGVNIRPVAPYGSASRRQINDSALIHRSLPDELLLEVFLRMNPYDLGRAACVCRKWRYTLRNPVFWRSACLKAWQLCGMVENYKILQSKYESSWRKMWLLRPRVRTDGLYVSRNTYIRTGVREWTITNPVHLVCYYRYMRFLPSGRFLYKTSSHTVKEVVKCMNYRASKADDVFTGRYTLNDDRIEAAFVYPGMRPTMWKVCLRIRGTTTGANNRLDILSLVTSKVDNNGVSGPEEDIVGVVDDWQEDEISRTSHKRGLAPFAFVPFEEVETSVLNLPVEKMDFYVPG; encoded by the exons ATGACTTCAG ATTACGCATTGCAAGTTCCTCCTGAGCTGGAAACAGCTTTGCAATTGAAGACTGTACGTTATTTTGTTACGCAAAGACCATGGCTTG ATCTTTATGGAGTAAACATTAGACCTGTTGCACCTTATGGAAGTGCAAGTAGAAGACAAATTAATGATTCTGCATTGATACACCGTTCCTTGCCTGATGAGCTACTCTTGGAG GTCTTTTTACGAATGAATCCATATGACTTAGGAAGGGCTGCATGTGTTTGTCGAAAATGGAGGTACACTCTTCGTAACCCTGTATTCTGGCGTAGTGCTTGTTTAAAGGCTTGGCAG CTGTGTGGAATGGTGGAGAACTATAAGATTTTGCAATCAAAATATGAGAGCTCATGGAGGAAAATGTGGCTTTTAAGACCAAGGGTTCGCACAGATG GTCTGTACGTGAGTAGGAACACATATATTCGTACTGGTGTAAGAGAGTGGACTATCACCAATCCAGTTCATTTG GTTTGCTATTATCGTTACATGAGATTCTTACCTTCTGGCAGGTTTCTTTATAAA ACTTCTTCTCATACAGTGAAGGAAGTTGTAAAATGCATGAATTATCGTGCATCTAAAGCAGATGATGTTTTTACTGGCCGTTACACATTGAACGATGACAGG ATTGAAGCTGCTTTTGTGTACCCTGGCATGCGTCCTACCATGTGGAAAGTCTGTTTAAG GATAAGAGGAACAACCACTGGGGCTAACAATCGGCTGGATATACTCTCCCTTGTTACGAGTAAAGTGGACAATAATGGGGTCAGTGGGCCTGAAGAGGACATAGTTGGAGTCGTCGACGACTGGCAGGAGGATGAGATTTCTCGGACGTCGCACAAGAGGGGACTTGCACCTTTTGCATTTGTTCCTTTTGAAGAG GTGGAAACATCCGTTCTGAACCTGCCTGTGGAAAAGATGGATTTTTATGTTCCTGGCTAG
- the LOC8278001 gene encoding protein transport protein Sec24-like At4g32640 isoform X1: MASPMPREPPTRPGYNNNTNNEQTPPPPLPPNYILNANSLAEYVHSLNLNQPTAMPNSGPSCPPFVQLPPFPQTGAAPIASHPMSRPGPPPGALARPAVLPSPSPPSPTLPPNVAPGRPAGPTVVNLPPSTSGSRLPPPGSLSMGGPAIAPPPGSSPSALSTGLTAVPPPGARPSPFASSPPFSVRPAVAPSIHPKSNGPPFASGPRFPPAGNATQPVMGPQLPTGLARGPPQPPSMGSFLGSTAVGVPPALSMQPLSQFTAGSLEFSSPPGPPSGAQSWTIQPQLVAPTPQVPGSVQPPGMFGMAPPLPHQSMTTISPAMGQTGSSLAGPSKIDPSQIPRPIPSSTIIVHETRQGNQANPPPPATSEYMVRDTGNCSPRYMRCTINQIPCTVDLLNTSGMQLALLVQPLALLPPSEEPIQVVDFGESGPVRCSRCKGYINPFMRFIDQGRRFICNLCGFTDETPRDYHCNLGPDGRRRDADERPELCRGAVEFVATKEYMVREPMPAVYFFLIDVSINAIQTGAVAAACIAISRVISDLPEGPRTMVGIATFDSTIHFYNLKRALQQPLMLIVPDIEDVYTPLHSDVIVQLSECRQHLEILLETIPSMFQSNKTSDSAFGAAIKAAFLAMKSTGGKLLVFQSVLPSLGIGSLSSREAEGRTNISSGEKEAHTLLQPADKTFKTMAIELAESQVCVDVFLTTQTYVDITSISVIPRTTGGQVYYYYPFSALSDPAKLYNDLRWNITRSQGFEAVMRVRCSQGIQVQEYSGNFCKRVPTDIDLPGIDCDKTIMITLKHDDKLQDGSECAFQCALLYTTVYGQRRIRVITLSLPCTNMLSNLFRTADLDTQFACLLKQVASRIRSSPVVIVREQVTELCINILLSYRKFCATVSSTGQLILPEALKLLPLYNLALMKSTGLRTDGRIDDRSFWINYVLSLSAPLAIPLVYPRMVAIHDPSSTEDGESLLPTSIALSSEHIKDEGIYLLENGEDALLYVGNLVGSDIVQQIFGISSVDEISVQFVLQQYDNPLSKKLNNIINEMRRQRCSYLRLKLCKKEDPSGGMFNSYMVEDKNASGPSYIEFLVHVHRQIQIKMS; the protein is encoded by the exons atgGCATCTCCTATGCCTAGAGAGCCACCTACTAGGCCTggttataataataataccaaTAATGAACAAACACCACCACCACCGCTACCTCCTAATTACATTCTCAATGCTAATTCTTTAGCTGAATATGTGCATAGTTTGAATTTGAATCAACCTACTGCCATGCCTAATTCCGGTCCTAGTTGTCCACCTTTTGTTCAACTGCCGCCTTTTCCACAAACTGGAGCCGCACCTATTGCTTCCCATCCAATGTCTCGCCCTGGCCCTCCACCTGGTGCATTGGCAAGACCTGCAGTGCTTCCCTCACCATCCCCACCATCACCTACATTGCCTCCGAATGTTGCTCCTGGAAGGCCTGCTGGTCCTACTGTTGTTAATCTGCCACCTTCTACTTCTGGATCTAGGTTGCCACCTCCAGGGTCTTTGTCCATGGGTGGTCCAGCCATTGCTCCTCCTCCTGGGTCATCACCTTCTGCTTTGTCTACTGGTCTGACTGCTGTGCCACCACCAGGTGCTCGTCCAAGTCCTTTTGCTTCATCTCCACCTTTTAGTGTTCGTCCAGCTGTCGCTCCTTCTATTCATCCAAAGAGTAATGGACCGCCATTCGCTTCTGGACCCAGATTTCCTCCAGCTGGTAATGCCACACAGCCAGTCATGGGACCTCAGCTGCCAACAGGTTTAGCTCGTGGTCCTCCTCAGCCTCCAAGTATGGGATCTTTTCTAGGAAGTACTGCTGTTGGTGTTCCACCAGCACTTTCTATGCAACCACTATCCCAGTTTACTGCTGGATCCCTGGAGTTTTCATCTCCTCCAGGCCCTCCCTCAGGAGCACAGTCATGGACAATACAACCCCAACTG gttgCTCCAACTCCACAGGTGCCTGGTTCTGTGCAGCCACCTGGAATGTTTGGAATGGCTCCACCACTGCCACATCAATCTATGACTACCATATCACCTGCAATGGGTCAAACTGGATCCTCTCTGGCAGGGCCATCAAAGATTGATCCCAGTCAAATTCCAAGACCCATTCCAAGTTCCACAATTATAGTGCATGAAACACGTCAAGGAAATCAGGCTAACCCTCCTCCG CCTGCTACAAGTGAGTATATGGTCAGAGACACTGGTAATTGCAGTCCACGATACATGAGGTGTACCATCAATCAG ATCCCTTGCACTGTTGACCTTTTGAACACGTCGGGTATGCAATTGGCTTTGTTGGTCCAACCTTTGGCTCTTCTTCCTCCATCTGAGGAGCCCATCCAA GTTGTGGACTTTGGGGAAAGTGGTCCGGTTCGGTGTTCACGTTGCAAAGGTTACATAAATCCTTTCATGAGGTTCATTGATCAGGGAAGGCGGTTTATCTGCAATTTATGTG GGTTTACCGATGAGACTCCCCGTGACTATCACTGCAATCTAGGTCCAGATGGTAGGCGTAGAGATGCTGATGAAAGGCCTGAATTATGTCGAGGAGCAGTTGAATTTGTTGCTACCAAGGAATACATG GTGCGTGAACCAATGCCAGCTGTGTATTTTTTCCTCATCGATGTATCCATAAATGCCATTCAGACTGGCGCAGTAGCTGCAGCTTGCATTGCAATCAGTCGAGTTATTTCTGATCTTCCA gaaGGTCCTCGGACAATGGTGGGGATTGCAACATTTGACTCAACAATccatttttacaatttaaaacGTGCATTACAGCAG CCATTGATGCTCATTGTACCTGATATTGAAGATGTTTACACCCCTCTACATAGTGATGTAATTGTTCAGCTTTCTGAG TGTCGCCAACATTTGGAAATATTGCTAGAAACCATCCCATCCATGTTTCAGAGTAATAAAACTTCTGATTCAGCCTTTGGTGCAGCAATCAAG GCAGCTTTCTTGGCAATGAAGAGTACTGGAGGGAAGCTTCTGGTATTTCAGTCAG TCTTGCCATCCCTTGGCATTGGATCCCTTTCCTCTAGGGAGGCTGAAGGGAGAACCAACATCTCATCAGGGGAGAAG GAGGCCCACACATTGTTGCAACCAGCagataaaacttttaaaactaTGGCAATAGAGCTTGCTGAGTCTCAG GTTTGTGTTGATGTCTTCCTCACAACTCAAACTTATGTGGACATTACTTCCATCTCTGTCATTCCAAGAACTACTGGTGGGCAG GTTTATTACTATTACCCCTTTTCAGCTCTTTCTGATCCTGCCAAGCTTTACAATGATCTCAGATGGAATATCACCAGGTCACAAGGTTTTGAGGCTGTCATGCGTGTAAGATGCAGTCAG GGTATTCAAGTACAAGAGTACTCTGGAAACTTCTGCAAACGCGTTCCAACTGACATTGACCTACCTGGG ATTGACTGTGACAAAACCATAATGATAACTTTGAAGCATGACGATAAATTGCAGGATGGCTCAGAATGTGCTTTTCAG TGTGCCCTTCTTTACACCACTGTTTATGGCCAGAGAAGAATTCGTGTCATAACTTTGTCATTGCCATGTACGAACATGCTCAGTAATTTGTTTCGTACAGCTGATTTGGATACCCAATTTGCATGTTTGTTGAAGCAAG TGGCAAGTAGAATTCGTTCCAGCCCAGTAGTAATTGTCAGGGAGCAAGTGACGGAGCTGTGCATCAACATTCTGCTTTCATATCGTAAATTTTGTGCCACTGTATCATCAACTGGACAACTTATTCTTCCGGAGGCACTTAAGCTGTTGCCTTTATATAACCTTG CATTAATGAAAAGTACAGGATTGCGTACCGATGGGAGAATAGATGATCGATCTTTCTggattaattatgttttatcCCTTTCTGCTCCATTGGCAATTCCACTTGTGTACCCCAGGATGGTGGCTATTCATGATCCTAGTTCAACG GAAGATGGAGAATCTCTTCTTCCTACTTCCATAGCTCTTTCCAGTGAACACATCAAAGATGAAGGAATCTATCTTCTTGAGAATGGTGAAGATGCTTTGCTTTATGTTGGGAACTTGGTGGGTTCTGATATCGTGCAACAGATTTTCGGCATATCCTCAGTGGATGAAATCTCTGTGCAG TTTGTGCTGCAGCAATATGATAATCCGTTATCAAAGAAGCtaaacaatataataaatgagATGCGGCGTCAAAGATGTTCTTATCTCCG CTTGAAACTATGCAAGAAAGAAGATCCATCAG GTGGAATGTTCAATTCATATATGGTAGAAGACAAGAACGCCAGTGGCCCCTCTTACATTGAATTTCTTGTTCATGTGCATCGGCAGATCCAAATTAAGATGTCATAA
- the LOC8277998 gene encoding acetyltransferase At1g77540, translated as MATTWATPAAAAEAPKIVWKQNNSRFETEDKEAYLEYVLRNDGKVMDILHTYVPRSKRGLGLASHLCVAAFNHAKSHSMSVIPSCSYVSDTFLPRNESWNSVVFSEDIKSNI; from the exons ATGGCAACAACATGGGCAACACCAGCAGCAGCAGCCGAGGCACCAAAAATTGTGTGGAAGCAGAACAATAGCAGGTTTGAAACAGAGGACAAGGAGGCATACCTTGAATACGTGCTCAGAAATGACGGGAAAGTGATGGACATATTACACACTTATGTCCCTCGTTCGAAGAGAGGATTGGGTTTGGCTTCTCATCTTTGTGTTGCAGCTTTCAATCATGCTAAGTCCCACTCCATGTCTGTCATTCCCTCCTGCTCTTACGTTTCT GACACCTTTCTTCCACGGAATGAATCATGGAATTCTGTCGTGTTTTCAGAAGATATCAAATCAAATATATGA
- the LOC8278000 gene encoding BTB/POZ domain-containing protein At1g21780, with the protein MADSKVETISRLAQWRIDNFGPCSYKKSDPFKVGIWNWHLSVEKNRYLYVRLFPEPSRASKEQPPIARFVLRVSNAGANRRPYISPVHERLLRNCDDFVWPVDSTFHGRFIIDVEFLDIKICALNGVEASSIWPSDGMMQTVSTQSTLRCLSRMLDEAIHADLTIHTADGILRAHKAILSASSPVFQSMFHHNLKEKESSTIYIEDMSMESCMSLLSYLYGTIKQEDFWKHRLALLGAANKYDISDLKDACEESLLEDINSGNVLERLQEAWLYQLDKLKKGCLTYLFDFGKIYDVREEMNNFFRQADRELMLEMFQEVLTVWKPV; encoded by the exons ATGGCAGATTCGAAGGTGGAAACGATCTCAAGGCTAGCTCAATGGAGGATCGACAACTTTGGACCTTGTTCTTACAAAAAGTCTGATCCTTTTAAAGTTGGAATCTGGAACTG GCACTTATCTGTAGAGAAAAATCGATACCTTTATGTTCGTTTATTTCCAGAGCCTTCTCGAGCTTCCAAAGAGCAACCTCCTATTGCTAGATTTGTCCTTCGTGTTTCTAATGCTGGTGCTAATCGTAGACCCTACATTTCTCCTG TGCATGAGAGATTGCTTCGGAATTGTGATGACTTCGTGTGGCCTGTTGATTCCACATTTCATGGTCGCTTCATCATTGATGTTGAGTTTCTAGACATCAAGATATGTGCTCTGAAT GGTGTAGAAGCCAGTTCTATATGGCCTAGTGATGGAATGATGCAGACTGTTTCAACCCAAAGCACACTTCGATGTCTATCTCGCATGCTGGATGAGGCCATTCACGCTGACCTTACCATACACACTGCTGATGGCATTCTAAGAGCTCATAAAGCAATTCTTTCGGCGAGTTCACCTGTTTTCCAGAGCATGTTCCATCACAACCTCAAGGAAAAGGAGTCCTCTACAATCTACATAGAAGACATGTCAATGGAGTCTTGCATGTCTCTTCTAAGTTACCTATATGGAACCATTAAGCAAGAGGATTTCTGGAAGCACCGTTTAGCATTGCTTGGAGCAGCAAACAAATATGATATTTCAGATCTTAAAGATGCTTGTGAGGAAAGCCTATTGGAAGACATAAATTCTGGAAATGTGCTCGAGAGGCTGCAAGAGGCCTGGCTTTACCAGTTAGACAAGCTGAAGAAAGGATGCTTGACGTACTTGTTTGATTTTGGCAAGATATATGATGTTAGAGAAGAAATGAATAACTTTTTCAGGCAAGCAGACAGGGAATTGATGCTGGAAATGTTCCAAGAGGTGCTGACAGTTTGGAAACCTGTATAA
- the LOC8278001 gene encoding protein transport protein Sec24-like CEF isoform X2 codes for MASPMPREPPTRPGYNNNTNNEQTPPPPLPPNYILNANSLAEYVHSLNLNQPTAMPNSGPSCPPFVQLPPFPQTGAAPIASHPMSRPGPPPGALARPAVLPSPSPPSPTLPPNVAPGRPAGPTVVNLPPSTSGSRLPPPGSLSMGGPAIAPPPGSSPSALSTGLTAVPPPGARPSPFASSPPFSVRPAVAPSIHPKSNGPPFASGPRFPPAGNATQPVMGPQLPTGLARGPPQPPSMGSFLGSTAVGVPPALSMQPLSQFTAGSLEFSSPPGPPSGAQSWTIQPQLVAPTPQVPGSVQPPGMFGMAPPLPHQSMTTISPAMGQTGSSLAGPSKIDPSQIPRPIPSSTIIVHETRQGNQANPPPPATSEYMVRDTGNCSPRYMRCTINQIPCTVDLLNTSGMQLALLVQPLALLPPSEEPIQVVDFGESGPVRCSRCKGYINPFMRFIDQGRRFICNLCGFTDETPRDYHCNLGPDGRRRDADERPELCRGAVEFVATKEYMVREPMPAVYFFLIDVSINAIQTGAVAAACIAISRVISDLPEGPRTMVGIATFDSTIHFYNLKRALQQPLMLIVPDIEDVYTPLHSDVIVQLSECRQHLEILLETIPSMFQSNKTSDSAFGAAIKAAFLAMKSTGGKLLVFQSVLPSLGIGSLSSREAEGRTNISSGEKEAHTLLQPADKTFKTMAIELAESQVCVDVFLTTQTYVDITSISVIPRTTGGQVYYYYPFSALSDPAKLYNDLRWNITRSQGFEAVMRVRCSQGIQVQEYSGNFCKRVPTDIDLPGIDCDKTIMITLKHDDKLQDGSECAFQCALLYTTVYGQRRIRVITLSLPCTNMLSNLFRTADLDTQFACLLKQVASRIRSSPVVIVREQVTELCINILLSYRKFCATVSSTGQLILPEALKLLPLYNLEHVHFS; via the exons atgGCATCTCCTATGCCTAGAGAGCCACCTACTAGGCCTggttataataataataccaaTAATGAACAAACACCACCACCACCGCTACCTCCTAATTACATTCTCAATGCTAATTCTTTAGCTGAATATGTGCATAGTTTGAATTTGAATCAACCTACTGCCATGCCTAATTCCGGTCCTAGTTGTCCACCTTTTGTTCAACTGCCGCCTTTTCCACAAACTGGAGCCGCACCTATTGCTTCCCATCCAATGTCTCGCCCTGGCCCTCCACCTGGTGCATTGGCAAGACCTGCAGTGCTTCCCTCACCATCCCCACCATCACCTACATTGCCTCCGAATGTTGCTCCTGGAAGGCCTGCTGGTCCTACTGTTGTTAATCTGCCACCTTCTACTTCTGGATCTAGGTTGCCACCTCCAGGGTCTTTGTCCATGGGTGGTCCAGCCATTGCTCCTCCTCCTGGGTCATCACCTTCTGCTTTGTCTACTGGTCTGACTGCTGTGCCACCACCAGGTGCTCGTCCAAGTCCTTTTGCTTCATCTCCACCTTTTAGTGTTCGTCCAGCTGTCGCTCCTTCTATTCATCCAAAGAGTAATGGACCGCCATTCGCTTCTGGACCCAGATTTCCTCCAGCTGGTAATGCCACACAGCCAGTCATGGGACCTCAGCTGCCAACAGGTTTAGCTCGTGGTCCTCCTCAGCCTCCAAGTATGGGATCTTTTCTAGGAAGTACTGCTGTTGGTGTTCCACCAGCACTTTCTATGCAACCACTATCCCAGTTTACTGCTGGATCCCTGGAGTTTTCATCTCCTCCAGGCCCTCCCTCAGGAGCACAGTCATGGACAATACAACCCCAACTG gttgCTCCAACTCCACAGGTGCCTGGTTCTGTGCAGCCACCTGGAATGTTTGGAATGGCTCCACCACTGCCACATCAATCTATGACTACCATATCACCTGCAATGGGTCAAACTGGATCCTCTCTGGCAGGGCCATCAAAGATTGATCCCAGTCAAATTCCAAGACCCATTCCAAGTTCCACAATTATAGTGCATGAAACACGTCAAGGAAATCAGGCTAACCCTCCTCCG CCTGCTACAAGTGAGTATATGGTCAGAGACACTGGTAATTGCAGTCCACGATACATGAGGTGTACCATCAATCAG ATCCCTTGCACTGTTGACCTTTTGAACACGTCGGGTATGCAATTGGCTTTGTTGGTCCAACCTTTGGCTCTTCTTCCTCCATCTGAGGAGCCCATCCAA GTTGTGGACTTTGGGGAAAGTGGTCCGGTTCGGTGTTCACGTTGCAAAGGTTACATAAATCCTTTCATGAGGTTCATTGATCAGGGAAGGCGGTTTATCTGCAATTTATGTG GGTTTACCGATGAGACTCCCCGTGACTATCACTGCAATCTAGGTCCAGATGGTAGGCGTAGAGATGCTGATGAAAGGCCTGAATTATGTCGAGGAGCAGTTGAATTTGTTGCTACCAAGGAATACATG GTGCGTGAACCAATGCCAGCTGTGTATTTTTTCCTCATCGATGTATCCATAAATGCCATTCAGACTGGCGCAGTAGCTGCAGCTTGCATTGCAATCAGTCGAGTTATTTCTGATCTTCCA gaaGGTCCTCGGACAATGGTGGGGATTGCAACATTTGACTCAACAATccatttttacaatttaaaacGTGCATTACAGCAG CCATTGATGCTCATTGTACCTGATATTGAAGATGTTTACACCCCTCTACATAGTGATGTAATTGTTCAGCTTTCTGAG TGTCGCCAACATTTGGAAATATTGCTAGAAACCATCCCATCCATGTTTCAGAGTAATAAAACTTCTGATTCAGCCTTTGGTGCAGCAATCAAG GCAGCTTTCTTGGCAATGAAGAGTACTGGAGGGAAGCTTCTGGTATTTCAGTCAG TCTTGCCATCCCTTGGCATTGGATCCCTTTCCTCTAGGGAGGCTGAAGGGAGAACCAACATCTCATCAGGGGAGAAG GAGGCCCACACATTGTTGCAACCAGCagataaaacttttaaaactaTGGCAATAGAGCTTGCTGAGTCTCAG GTTTGTGTTGATGTCTTCCTCACAACTCAAACTTATGTGGACATTACTTCCATCTCTGTCATTCCAAGAACTACTGGTGGGCAG GTTTATTACTATTACCCCTTTTCAGCTCTTTCTGATCCTGCCAAGCTTTACAATGATCTCAGATGGAATATCACCAGGTCACAAGGTTTTGAGGCTGTCATGCGTGTAAGATGCAGTCAG GGTATTCAAGTACAAGAGTACTCTGGAAACTTCTGCAAACGCGTTCCAACTGACATTGACCTACCTGGG ATTGACTGTGACAAAACCATAATGATAACTTTGAAGCATGACGATAAATTGCAGGATGGCTCAGAATGTGCTTTTCAG TGTGCCCTTCTTTACACCACTGTTTATGGCCAGAGAAGAATTCGTGTCATAACTTTGTCATTGCCATGTACGAACATGCTCAGTAATTTGTTTCGTACAGCTGATTTGGATACCCAATTTGCATGTTTGTTGAAGCAAG TGGCAAGTAGAATTCGTTCCAGCCCAGTAGTAATTGTCAGGGAGCAAGTGACGGAGCTGTGCATCAACATTCTGCTTTCATATCGTAAATTTTGTGCCACTGTATCATCAACTGGACAACTTATTCTTCCGGAGGCACTTAAGCTGTTGCCTTTATATAACCTTG AACATGTACACTTCTCTTGA
- the LOC8277999 gene encoding V-type proton ATPase subunit c4 yields the protein MSSGFSGDETAPFFGFLGAAAALVFSCMGAAYGTAKSGVGVASMGVMRPELVMKSIVPVVMAGVLGIYGLIIAVIISTGINPKAKSYYLFDGYAHLSSGLACGLAGLSAGMAIGIVGDAGVRANAQQPKLFVGMILILIFAEALALYGLIVGIILSSRAGQSRAE from the exons atgTCATCAGGTTTCAGCGGCGACGAAACTGCTCCTTTTTTCGGCTTCCTTGGAGCCGCAGCTGCTCTCGTATTCTCTT GTATGGGAGCAGCATATGGAACAGCAAAGAGTGGAGTAGGAGTGGCATCAATGGGAGTGATGAGACCAGAGCTAGTAATGAAGTCAATAGTACCAGTCGTTATGGCTGGTGTTTTAGGAATTTATGGTTTAATTATAGCTGTTATTATTAGTACTGGTATTAATCCTAAGGCTAAATCTTATTATCTTTTTGATGGTTATGCTCATTTGTCTTCTGGTCTTGCTTGTGGTCTTGCTGGTTTATCTGCTGGTATGGCCATTGGGATTGTTGGTGATGCTGGTGTTAG GGCCAACGCCCAGCAACCAAAGCTGTTTGTTGGGATGATTCTTATCCTCATCTTTGCTGAAGCACTTGCTCTGTATGGTCTTATTGTGGGAATCATTCTCTCATCCCGAGCAGGCCAGTCACGTGCAGAATAA